The sequence below is a genomic window from Ottowia sp. SB7-C50.
ACGCGACCAAACAGAACATTTCGCTGCACCTGAAAAATGTCTTTTCAGACAAAGAGTTAGGTGCAAAAGCAGTTGTCAAGGAATCCTTGACAACTGCGGCCGACGGCAAGCAATACCACGCGCAGCTCTACAACCTCGACGCCACCCTCGCCGTGGGCTACCGCGTGCGTTTGCCGCGCGGCGTGCGGTTTCGCCGCTGGGCACCCGGCTTCGCGCAGGGCGTCGGGTGGCACGGCGCGCAGTGAGTGGGGGCCATGCCCAGGCGCGGCGTGGGACTGGGGTTTGATGCCGAATTGGCCTCCAGTGCTTGTATATCAAGCGCAAGCAGCTCCAATAATGAGAGCATGCTGTCGATGCTTCGGATGAAGCGGCGCTGGCCATCGGTGGGCGGCCAGGGCCAGGTAGCCGGTCGAGGGTGACATGACGAGCGTGATTCTGCTGTGCTGAACCTCAGCGATGATCTCAAGACCCTGCGTCGCCAACACCGAAACTGCCTGGATGAATGCCTTGTGCATAGGGGGCATTTCGTTGGCGCGTTGCAAGGCGTCCGCCTTGCGCTCACCCCATCACGTCCAGCCCCAGGCTGGTCCTGACACGCCGCGCCCCGTCCGCGCGTCCGGCGGCGACAATGCGCGCTGGCTTTTGGCTTCGCTTTTGTTTTGAACGACCGTCTCCCCATGTCCCCCAGCGCGCCCCAGGCTATCCTGCGCGACGTCTTTGGCTACGACAGCTTCCGCGGCCAGCAGCAGGCCATCGTCGACCACGTCACGGCGGGCG
It includes:
- the rhuM gene encoding RhuM family protein; amino-acid sequence: MSELILYTTEDGRSQIKLRADQQTVWLTQLDMAELFDATKQNISLHLKNVFSDKELGAKAVVKESLTTAADGKQYHAQLYNLDATLAVGYRVRLPRGVRFRRWAPGFAQGVGWHGAQ